A single window of uncultured Pseudodesulfovibrio sp. DNA harbors:
- the hemC gene encoding hydroxymethylbilane synthase gives MKTLTIATRGSELALWQADHIKDRLEAQYPDLTVELLKIKTKGDKILDVPLAKVGGKGLFVKEIEEAMLDGRAQLAVHSMKDVPTKLPEGLEVGIITERGASTDTLLSVKYDGLKGLPEGAVVGTSSLRRQSQLAALRSDLKIESLRGNLNTRIQKLLDGNFDAIVVATAGLERLGISAPKRKELGPPEFLPAVAQGALGIEYRTDNTELIEMLQFLDHAPTKVQVMAERGFLTGLDGGCQVPIAAWSVLDGDSVHLTGFVADVDGSRPIRMEIEGKAKDAWDLGMELADQVCKAGGKEILDEVYNRVS, from the coding sequence ATGAAAACATTGACTATCGCCACCAGAGGGAGCGAACTCGCTCTTTGGCAGGCCGACCACATCAAGGATCGACTTGAAGCCCAATACCCCGACTTGACCGTCGAACTGCTCAAAATCAAAACCAAGGGCGACAAGATTCTCGACGTACCGCTGGCCAAAGTCGGCGGCAAAGGACTCTTTGTCAAAGAAATCGAAGAAGCCATGCTTGATGGCCGCGCCCAACTCGCAGTCCACTCCATGAAAGATGTTCCCACCAAACTGCCTGAAGGCCTTGAAGTAGGTATCATCACCGAACGCGGAGCATCCACAGACACCCTGCTGTCCGTCAAATACGATGGCCTCAAGGGGTTGCCCGAAGGTGCTGTCGTCGGCACATCAAGCCTGCGCCGTCAGTCCCAGCTTGCCGCTCTGCGCTCCGATCTCAAAATCGAATCCCTGCGCGGCAACCTCAACACCCGCATCCAGAAGTTGCTGGACGGAAATTTCGACGCCATTGTCGTCGCCACAGCAGGTCTTGAGCGATTGGGAATCTCCGCTCCCAAAAGAAAAGAACTCGGACCGCCCGAATTTCTGCCCGCCGTGGCACAGGGCGCACTCGGCATCGAGTATCGCACCGACAACACCGAGTTGATCGAAATGCTCCAGTTCCTCGACCACGCCCCCACCAAGGTGCAGGTCATGGCTGAACGCGGCTTCCTGACCGGTCTTGACGGCGGTTGTCAGGTACCCATTGCAGCATGGTCCGTTCTGGACGGTGATTCTGTCCATCTGACAGGCTTCGTGGCTGACGTGGACGGTTCCCGCCCCATCCGCATGGAGATCGAAGGCAAGGCCAAAGACGCATGGGATTTGGGCATGGAATTAGCCGATCAGGTCTGCAAGGCCGGCGGCAAAGAAATCCTCGATGAAGTCTACAATCGCGTATCCTAG
- a CDS encoding zinc ribbon domain-containing protein, with product MPIFEYKCSDCGHEFEELVFDRDECPPCPKCQSEKTGKLMSAVRSKIAGGASAPESSGGEADTGSSFSSSSPCSGCSGGDCSNCG from the coding sequence ATGCCCATATTTGAATACAAATGTAGTGATTGCGGCCACGAATTCGAAGAACTCGTTTTTGATCGGGATGAATGTCCTCCCTGCCCCAAATGCCAATCAGAAAAGACCGGCAAACTCATGAGTGCGGTCCGTTCCAAGATTGCTGGCGGCGCTTCCGCTCCTGAATCCAGTGGTGGTGAAGCTGATACTGGTTCCAGTTTTTCCTCTTCGTCCCCCTGTTCAGGCTGCTCCGGCGGCGACTGCTCCAATTGCGGTTAA
- a CDS encoding tetratricopeptide repeat protein translates to MNDDFFALDLASTLDDEGAPKPPSGWKYMSRGGMLRCVFSTTRPVKMGMGASQRTHTSQNFWYVEQVDREEFSGRMINDIHVPTGDPESISMQDLVSNYTPELSYFEELVRPAMAVAANISQDEVTGVDANGFLSLFGLSLIYLSRHEPDRARGLLDQLVRIKADFEGKDQFLFNDLGIALRKSGMYPEAMAYFHRALEFVGDDENLYYNLARVHYENNDWEGCLEHLILSHRLNPELEVTHSLLEMIVGLDQDHSLLGRYGKPSIPPHVASRARQILTADSGKLKLDEEPVVMGIEPGRARSGAVGVVELKKHGSDK, encoded by the coding sequence ATGAACGACGATTTTTTTGCTCTTGATCTTGCCAGTACCCTTGATGATGAAGGTGCCCCCAAGCCTCCTTCCGGTTGGAAGTATATGTCTCGCGGCGGTATGCTTCGATGCGTATTCTCGACCACTCGCCCCGTGAAGATGGGCATGGGAGCCAGTCAGCGGACACATACCAGCCAGAACTTTTGGTATGTCGAGCAAGTGGATCGAGAAGAATTTTCTGGTCGAATGATTAATGATATCCATGTGCCAACCGGCGATCCTGAGTCCATCTCCATGCAGGATTTGGTCAGCAACTATACACCGGAGTTGTCCTATTTTGAGGAATTGGTCCGTCCGGCCATGGCGGTTGCGGCCAACATCAGCCAGGATGAGGTGACGGGTGTTGATGCCAACGGTTTTTTGTCTCTGTTTGGTCTTAGCTTGATTTATCTTTCTCGCCATGAGCCTGACAGGGCAAGGGGGTTGCTCGATCAACTCGTGCGTATCAAGGCAGATTTTGAAGGGAAGGATCAGTTCCTCTTTAATGACCTTGGGATCGCTTTGCGCAAAAGTGGCATGTACCCTGAAGCTATGGCCTATTTTCACCGGGCATTGGAATTCGTGGGTGACGATGAAAATCTTTATTACAATCTGGCACGCGTTCATTACGAAAACAACGACTGGGAAGGATGTTTGGAACATCTCATTCTTTCACATAGGCTCAATCCTGAGTTAGAAGTCACGCATAGCCTTCTTGAGATGATTGTAGGATTAGATCAAGATCATTCGTTGCTTGGCCGATATGGCAAGCCCTCAATTCCGCCGCATGTCGCATCGCGGGCACGGCAGATATTAACTGCCGATTCCGGTAAGTTGAAGCTTGATGAAGAGCCGGTAGTCATGGGTATTGAACCCGGAAGAGCTCGGTCAGGTGCTGTTGGTGTCGTGGAATTAAAAAAACATGGCAGCGACAAATAG